acataaaataaagtTACCATTAGTTGTGattggaattaatattaattatgaaataaaaattaaggacagaatattttataaccGCGCATCCGAACTCGTCTTCGTACAAATTATTCCCATACGAATTCAGTTTCGAGAATTCAGTTCATTCAACCagtatcatatatataattctttccGTTTGCAATTGTGCGTATTATATcctcaaatattattaatactataGATGAGTACCTTGCTTTTCAATtccatttattattatcttttctATAGTTAAATAACAATTTAGTACTAATATATCGAATTAGATCTCTTTGCTCAGATTTCTAATTAAATGCCAGTACCAAACTTCAATGCAGTATGCAAAGTACAAATCGTAAGGATTAAATGTGGTAcatctacatatacatatatctaaaaTTGTTCCCGATAAAATTGTATACCACACTTATCATTAGACGTAGGTGGTAGTAATTTGATGCGTAAGATATGTACGTAATGTAAGAACAGCGTGAGCGACGTGATGTCTGCTGAGAATAGCAGGCTAATGTTTGTTTCGATATAGAGCTTCGTACAACGTACAACGAGTTTAATAGCTGTGCGGACTCCAAACGAACAACATGTATCGAAGGATTGCTGTAATTCTTGTCCTTTGTTACCTGAGTTTCTCACCAACTTGTCAAGCCATCGATATCGATGATTGTGGTAAGTTTCGATTTCATTACttttaattatgaatatttttcccCGATAAGAAGTACAGTATTGCGACAAAAGAAGAACGTAGAAGTTACAAACACTAGTATTTCTGTTTTtcgtaaattaaaataacatcTTGTTGATAACGTGCTGTATATAATTAGCTTTGTTGTGCTGTATCGGTTATCAGTAACATATAAAAAAGAACTGAAGGAAAACATGATCGTTATAACAAATCAATTGAATATACATTTCAATACTATTCGTCGATTACCTTATCaatattataaagtattttataagTACAGAACAACAATTGAAATTgtcgtttattttaataataaaactattttttctGTAGCGATATAGATAcagtatttgaataaataatcaataaacAAAACATACGCACACAATCATGATTGATAATCGATAAGATTTCTTTgtttcgatcatttttattatgaagatAATTCAAATAAGTTCAGAAATCATGCCTtagatattttatcatttaaatttcATGGTCCAAAACCGTGCTGATCTTgtgatatattataattacatttcagtttcatttttattcgcgTTAAGGACGATTTAATAAAACTGCAAGTTTAAGTCACTAACGGCAGTTTTCTTACAATTTAGAATTACcacaaataaatgtaaaattatttcattttaagaaAACACACTTTACTGAATAGAATACCACTTAATTATCGGTTAAGTAGCATACAATtgatgtaataatatatgatcGTAAAAATGGCGGAAATTCTTGTCTCAGAAATTCAAAGTCATGAGGCTACAACTTCTCTATAATTGTCAATGTGAAACTTTGTTTACATAAACGGTGTACATATGACTaatcataataaataaaactatcaaCATAGATTCGGATACGTGTATAAATATGAGCAAACGACTCTCGTTCAAAACAGTGTAAGAATATGTTAATGAGATGATAACAATTATTGATAACACAATTTTCTTCATACAGGCTCGAAAGTGGGAAAATTTACGTCTGTAACTCTGGATTGTGATATGAATAAATCTGTATGTGATTTAATACCAAATACAAATGTAACAATTAATATCGATTTTACAATTGGTTAGTATATTCACATAAAATGTCTATTTCTTTTTGTCTGTTTGCTTCCAAACACAAAAcagttaaaatattaaacataattTTGCAGATAAAGATGTTTCAAAAGTTAGTGCAGTTGTGCATGGTATTGTGATGGATGTTCCTATACCTTTTCCATTGCCAAATGCAGATGCTTGTCAAGCTCCTGATTCTGGCATTAAATGTCCCTTAAAGAAGGGTGATGCCGCATTTCGCTATAAAAATACGTTACAGGTGCTAAAATCCTATCCAAAGGTACTACAGAGTTTATTAAGCTATATTTACTGTAAATACATTATTGGTCAATTCTATAAATCATTAAATTACAGGTCAGTGTTACTGTAAAGTGGCAACTCAAAGATGAGAACAATGAAGATATTATTTGCATATTAATTCCAGCACGAATCAAATAGGTAATATTAATCCAGAATCTATTGTAATTCtagttttaaagaaaatatacacATTACAAaagttgtatgaaatatatataaaatataagagtaaaacatttaattttatgtGTTTTGTAATTTGAATTATCTTAATATACACGATAAAAAGAAGTTTCATACAACTTTTATTGAAATTAGAACATTGGcaacgtaaaaatataataacatattgTAGCAACAAAAagcaaatgtatattttttaaatacataatgtGCTACAAACTTAAAtgccaaataaataaaaagtaaggTTAGTAGTGGGGATTTATGTTAAGCAAATTGTTTAAAACCTGTGTGTTGTTATAAAttagtttaaaaagaaaaatgtttaaatctgtaatattttgtttgtctagataaataattgttttatcTAATACAAAGATAATCATATtgcaataaatttttaatttctatgtattatattagaaattaaataatatgacTCCTGATTTTATTAGATACCCATATGTTTAGGTATTTTTCAAAACGCGACGAAGTAAAAAAACGTTACTTTTGAtgaagcttttttttttttatttaatttagagtATGTCTTTTGGTAATTTTAGCATTTACTAAAAAAGCATCAACTGTCCATTCTATCACATTTATCCTCTGTTTTTTCAGTATCCATTTGATGGATAGTTCTTTTGATTCTTTGTGTCAATAAATTATGTCTTGATGTTTGCTGTGCTTGATAGATTGGTTCATATTCTCTCAGTTGTGCCATGAAACCTTCATTAGGACTTATACAAAACCTTCTTTGTTGTACAATCGCATATGCACGTCTAAAAAGATCATActctttcaataatttttttaatatcaaagacgaacagaaaaagaaaaataggaatttACGTTTGGGAGAGTCCATATTTTTCCATAAGATATGCTAAAACTAATGCTGCAGATCTTGATATTCCAGCATTACCATGTACTAAAACTCGACCTCCAGAGTTTAAAGCTTCATCAATAAATGTTCTTACCTTGTGAAAAtgttgaataatattttctgtTGCTGTATCGGCAATATTCAAAACAAGATACCTGTGACATTGGTATGAATTATTTTGACATATTAATCATTTCCAAAACaattttactaattaattacttaTATTAAGTCATAAATGTTACATACTTAAATTTATCTGGAAAATTGGGCTTTATAAAATTTGCTTCTATGTCTTGCCTAACACATATTATATGTGTTATGCCAGATTGTAATAAAGATGGTAATTGTGATTTGATAGCTGCGCTATATGGCCCAAGATATAACCCAGGTACCACTTCCTAATGTAGAGTAACTATTAATttaaactatatattttttatatatcttttgatAATATTTACACTTGATATACCTGCATATCCCTTCTCATTGTATATGTCCATTCATTTGATTTTTCTGTTTTAGCATAAAAAGGTATGCTTGAAAATTCGTCAAATCCATCTTTATTGGCTTCCTATAAAATACTCTTTCTTCAGTCTCTTATAGTTAATTGTTATAGCTCACAACATATAAGGTATTGCAAGAAGGTAAgtttatcaataaataaaaatccaaaCTACTAcaagcgagatttatttttaataatagtaacagaaatgtcaaatgcaaaaatataaacaagaaatatacataaaacacAACATAATCTCAA
This genomic window from Bombus terrestris chromosome 9, iyBomTerr1.2, whole genome shotgun sequence contains:
- the LOC100649847 gene encoding NPC intracellular cholesterol transporter 2 homolog a is translated as MYRRIAVILVLCYLSFSPTCQAIDIDDCGSKVGKFTSVTLDCDMNKSVCDLIPNTNVTINIDFTIDKDVSKVSAVVHGIVMDVPIPFPLPNADACQAPDSGIKCPLKKGDAAFRYKNTLQVLKSYPKVSVTVKWQLKDENNEDIICILIPARIK
- the LOC100649631 gene encoding serine/threonine/tyrosine-interacting protein isoform X1 — encoded protein: MLSQDEEANKDGFDEFSSIPFYAKTEKSNEWTYTMRRDMQEVVPGLYLGPYSAAIKSQLPSLLQSGITHIICVRQDIEANFIKPNFPDKFKYLVLNIADTATENIIQHFHKVRTFIDEALNSGGRVLVHGNAGISRSAALVLAYLMEKYGLSQTRAYAIVQQRRFCISPNEGFMAQLREYEPIYQAQQTSRHNLLTQRIKRTIHQMDTEKTEDKCDRMDS
- the LOC100649631 gene encoding serine/threonine/tyrosine-interacting protein isoform X2; the protein is MRRDMQEVVPGLYLGPYSAAIKSQLPSLLQSGITHIICVRQDIEANFIKPNFPDKFKYLVLNIADTATENIIQHFHKVRTFIDEALNSGGRVLVHGNAGISRSAALVLAYLMEKYGLSQTRAYAIVQQRRFCISPNEGFMAQLREYEPIYQAQQTSRHNLLTQRIKRTIHQMDTEKTEDKCDRMDS